CGGCAAAGGCAGGCTTAAAGCCAAAACAAGCGGTAGTGCCGCCCAGAATAACACCCAAGGATAGCCGATAAGCAAATCCTTGCAACTGCGCCGTCGGTGCCAATGCCGGCTTTGGACAGATATGAAGTTTTCATTTTTCATCGGAGAACTCATTCGGCGGATCCTTTTCAGCTGAGTTAAGTTCTATATATGAGCTGCGTGACGGGCTGTTGGCTTTTTTACTACGGTAGCGTCGGTATCGCCAGTTACGCTAAGGGTACCCGTAACTCCTGAAACGGCAGCATCCGCATTGATTTTGTTTGTAGCGGGATTTGCCTCGTCAAGGCGTCTATTTCTGTCACTGATCCCAGCAACTGCACCACCCGATACAAGACCGGATATGGTGTCCGTATGAATATAATCGGTTATGTTAGGATTATCAATTTCAGCAATTCGTTGCCGCATAAATGCGACGTCACGCCGCGCCGCAAATACGCTTTGCCGCCAGCTTCTTAATTCATCGTCTTCCGGTAAGGCATCGGACAAGTCAATTCGTTCACCCAACTGGCGGTACATCTCATCGATCCAGCGTTTTTTGTCGGTTATCGCCGACTGCAGCCGAGCCACTTCCAATGTTTTGTGGAGCCAGCCATCAGGCGCAAAAAAATGCAGACGTTTAAAAAATCTTTGCAGTCGGTTGGGCGATTTCGTCGCAACGGGCTTGGCAGTAGGCGTTTGATCCGTGCCGACAGGAAGCCCTACTTTTTTCTTATCTTGTTGTTCAATTTGACTCATCGCGGCACACGCCCTTTCATTACAATCATAGTGACTTGCACATAACTGTTTTAATTCTACCACATTTACCCGCCCTCTCCGCAAGGTGGACTGCCACTCGTCAGGATGAAATTTGAACCACCCAGTTTTTCCGTTTATAATCAAAGAAAAAATCTTGTGGAGGTGTTGTCATGCCGTCTAAAGACAGCTATCGTTTGGCACATGATTCATTAGGTGAAATGAAAATTCCGCTCGACCGTTTTTGGGGAGCGCAGACACAACGCAGTTTGGAAAATTTTCCTATCGGGACTGAAAAGATTCCTTTTTCAGTAATAAAAGCACTCGCTCTAGTAAAAATTGCGGCAGCAAAAATCAATCGGCGGTTAAACCTGCTTAGCGACCAGCAAGCAGATTTAATTGAAAAAGTAGGTCAGGAAATTGTCCAAGGCAAGTTAAATACGCATTTTCCACTATCCGTATGGCAAACTGGCAGCGGCACACAGAGTAATATGAACGTGAATGAAGTTATCGCTTACCGCGGCAACACTTTGGCCGGGCAGGAAATTTTGCACCCGAATGACCATGTCAACTGTTCGCAAAGTTCTAACGACACATTCCCCACCGCTATGCATTTAGCCGCTCTGGAAGCCATATCTGAGAAACTACTCCCAGCAATTGACACCACCGTCGCCGCTTTGGCTAAGTTGGAAGCTGATTATCCCGATCTAATCAAAATTGGCCGTACACATTTGCAAGATGCCGTGCCGATTAAATTCGCCCAAGAAGTCAGTGGTTGGCGCAGCATGTTGGAACACAACAAACAAGAGATTCTGGCCACTTTGCCGGCTTTGCGTGAAATAGCCCTCGGCGGAACGGCAGTCGGAACCGGGCTCAATGCCCCAGCCGGTTTTGCCGAACAGGTAGCCGAAGTTTTAAGTGAGCTGACCGGCGAGGCCATCGTTTCCGCACCCAACAAAATGTATGCTCTGGCTGCCAAAGATGACTTTGTATTCGTCCATGGGGCAATCAAAGCTCTGGCAGTAAACTGGCTGAAAATCGTCAATGACATTCGTTGGATGGGCAGCGGACCGCGCGCCGGTCTGGGTGAATTACAATTGCCAGCAAATGAGCCCGGCAGTTCAATTATGCCCGGCAAAGTGAATCCAACCCAATGTGAGTCGGCGGCAATGGTCGCCGTTCAAGTTATCGGCAATGACACGGTAATCGGGCTGGCCGCTTCCCAGGGCAATTTTGAGTTGAACGTGTTTTTGCCGGTGTGTATCCATAATTTTTTGCAATCAGTAAATCTTTTGAGTGATTCTTTAGCGTCATTTACCTTGCGTTGTCTGAAAGGGCTGAAACCTGTCGCCGCCCGTATGCGAGCTAACGTGGCAAGCTCCCTGATGCTGGTAACCGCCCTAAGTCCGCACATCGGCTATGAACAGGCTGCTAAAGTCGCTCAATATGCCCATGCCAATAATTTAACCTTGGTCGAGGCGGTGGTCGCCTTAAAATTGATGACGGCAGATGAGTTTAACGAAAAAGTAAATCCGGCTGCTATGGTTTAGGTTTTAATTCATTTGGTCATCTAGGCAATAAATAGGCAAGTCGCCGGAGGCGGCACTGGGCGGTACTGGCCTCCCGCCGTTTGGTTGCGGCCCCCACCGTTTATTTGCGGCCTCCCGTCGTTTGGTTGCAGCCCGCCCCCACGTACTCCAAGCGCAAAACGCATAAAAAAATGGCCTGTCCGCTTCTCCTCGGGCAGGCTACTGATGTTTCGTTTGCGACCACAGTTTCTATGTCTTGATTCTAGCAGAGGCAAGCTTGAACTTCAATAACATTCTATATGTTGCCCAAGGGCAACATGCAAAACAAGGAATCTAAGATCAACCGACAACCGGCCAACCACGAAGAGAGGCTTTGCTTTCCCTAGAACTCGCGGCAATTTTTGCGCAAACTGTAACGCCTGTAATTTCTTCGTAACAACTTATTCCGGAAAGTAAAGTATAATAGAAATATCCATTTGTATGAGTCTGGTGCTGCGAACATTTTGGCCGCAGTGCTACTGGAGGAGTAAAATGTCAATACCTTTTTTTCATTCAACCCGACGTCTCGGCCGCTCATTAATTGCCCTAGCACTCAGTTTCAGCATTGGGTGCGGAATCGGCTTCAACATTTCTGCTGAAGAAAAATCAGCCAAGGCTGAGGCGACTGAGCTTGCGGAAAAATCCGAGCATTCGCAGAGTCAATCCACGGATGCCGCTTCAGGTCATAAAACTTCGGAAAATAAAGTTTCGAATAGCAATCCGGCCGCCAGTCAGCCGACTGTCAGCCAACCGAACGGTAGCCAATCCACCGTTACCCCTGCAAAGGAAGGGAAAGTCGCACCGCCCAAAGAAGATCCCACAATCAAGCGCACATCGGACGGGCGTTTACTGAATTGGCCGACTGAACGCGGCTTTACTTTTAACACGAACGCCAATGAAATTAAAATTAAGCAGAACGACCTGCGCAGCAACAAGTTCGCCACCTATATTTTTAACAACAACGGGCAGATTCAGTCAGTTTTCACCAAAAAAGAGCATGAAAAGTTTGCCCCGGCAACCATGACGAAATTGTTCAGTGTTTTGCTGGCTTACGACAAGCTGAATCAGCGTTTGAATGAAGAAACCGATATTATCCCTTCAGATGTGGACGGTCTAGCTGAAGTCGGCGCCCGCATTATCGGCTTTAAAGTAGGTGAATCCCTGCCGATTGCCGATCTTTTTCTCGGAGCGGTGATGGAAAGCGGTGCTGACGCCATCCGTGCTTTGGCTCGACTGTCTTACGGTGATGAAAACGATTTTGTCAAAGCTATGAACGAAAAAGCGAAGGCCCTGGGCATGAATGACTCGCATTTTTCCAACTGCACTGGTTTGAGTGCCGACGGGGACAGTACCAGCGTCCATGATATGGCTATTGTGATGGCTTTATGTGCTACTCGCCCCCAGCTTGTTCAAATGCTCTGTACAGCCGGCTACACAACTCAAAAAACAGATTTTCATCCTTACGGTATCGCCTTAAACAGCATTCTTTTCAACGACATAGAGCAGGCTAAAGCTCAGTCGGAAGGCCGTAAGGTCTACATTCAAGGCGGACGCCCCGGTTGGAGTCCGGACGGATTGTTTAATCTGATGACTTTCGCCCATGTCGGCAAAAAACTTCTTGTCGTCGTTTCGGCCGGTGCCGATCAGGCGCAAGCGCGTTTTGCAGATCATGACAATATTTATAATCAGCTCATCGGAGCGCAACACGATGTTACCGTACTGACACCGCATCAGCCGGTCGGTGAAATCAAGTTGATTAACGGAAGAAGCGATAAAGTCGAACTAGCGAATGGGCCGGACAGTTTCACCGCTTCCCTGCCGGTGATGCTTTTCGCGGAGGACGTGGACATAAAGCTGCAAGTTCCCGAACGCATAGACGCACCAGTCAAAAAAGGTCAGGAAATCGGACAAATTCAAGTCAATCTGAACGGGCGGCTGCTCCACACTACCCCTGCCATTGCCGCAGAGTCTTACCGGGCGCGGTTGGTTATCGGCCTAGCCTCTGGGATCACCGCTTTTTACCAAAAAGTACCGTATCTCTTTGTGCTGATTTTGCTAGTGTTGATCGCTTTAACTATTTTCTATATTATTCGTCTCAATAAAAAACAGGCTTTGTTGGAGCAAAGGCTGCGTGAGGAAGCGGAAGCGAGGCTGGCGGAACTTGAGCGTAAAAGACGTTTGGAAGAAGACGAGCGTCGTTGGCAGGAGCTGAACAAAGGGCGAGCCTATTATTCTACCGCGCAGGATCCTTATCGCATTGAGAAGCATTACGAAACGCCATTAATGGAACCGGATGAGCCGGTGGACAACTCGGTTCTCTTAGGTGAAGCTGGCAAGGTACAGCTGCTTGACCCGGCAACGCTACTGAACGATTCGGATAAGAATGTCAAAAAGATCAATCCAAGCGTAGGTACGGCTCCCACCCGTCTCGCCGGTTCTGCCGCAAGCCAAGCAGCTTCTCGTCTCGCTGGGCACGCTGCAGGACAAGCCGCATCTCTCCTAGCCAATCAGGCCGCCAATCTGACCTCAAGACCAGCACCTACTCGTCTCGGCGTAGATACCATCGGCCAAGCACCCGCGCCTACTCGTCTTGGAGGGCAAACTGCGGATAGGACTGCGTCAAACACCAATGTCAAGTCCTCGACACCGTCGTCACCTAACCCAGCACCTACAACAATACATCCAGTAAGAATTCAACCGCCCGAGAAGTCCAACCCGGAGCAGCCACAACAAAAATAATTGAAGTTTATGTTTTAACAATTTATGTTGTAAGACAAAGTTTTACCTTATAACATAATATTCAAGGGATAAGCGGAGTCGGTTCCGCCGTGTGAGTTGCGTAATCAAAAGCCATGAATTTCGCGCCGCAGACGAGCCGCCTCCGTCACTTTATTCGTCGTTAAATTAAAGACTCCCATTTGCCAAAATTCACTTATTGCCTGGCTTTCGTCCACCGTCCAAACCGACAGACCTAAACCGTGTTCAGCCAAGTAATTTCGAACAAAATTATCAACCGTCGGGAATGCTAGATTCAGCTTATCTATCCCAGTTCTTAATTTAATTTCCTGCAATTTCGCCATATTTTTTTGCCAAAATATAAGCCGCTGTTGGGGCGATTTCTCACGCTCCGCAATGAGCGCAACTAATCCACAATTTTCGGCGTTCAGCATAACTTCTGGCAAGCGAAGAGCAACCGACAAGGGCAGGGGCTGCCACAGCTTATAGTCAACCGTGCCGCTATACATGGAACGCTGCGCTAATCCGGTCGACCACAAAATTTCGACGGTTTTCTTTTCCAATCCAGGGGCTTTTAAATCAAAATTAAGATATTGTCGACTAGGTAAAGATGCCAAGAATTGGCAAAAGGACGTAAGTTCCTCTGCTCGCTCGGTCGTAGAAGAGTGGGCAGCAATTAAATGGCCGTCTTCCCGTCTAGAAACATCGATTTCTATGATGTCAGCGTAACTTTGCGTGGCGTAGCGCAAAAATTCTCGGCTGTTGGGCGGCGTATCACCTGCGCCGGCATGAGCTGTAATTAGGTTGGCTTGTGGTTCGTGCATAATACACCTGTTATTGGTCCAAATGTTTTGGATGAATAATTAGACGGTCGGGAGTTTCCAGGGGCATCTCAGGAGGATTTGGCCTTTCTGTATCTGTAGTTTTTATGCGCACTATCTTGGGCATAGCGTTATCGGGTGGGATGCGCACTATTTGCGGGGCAGCGATTCTTTTCGCCGTGTCATCTGCAACCGCGCCATCTGCCGCCGCGCTTTCTTCAGCCGCGCCATCTGCCGCCGCGCTTTCTTCAGCCGCGTCATCTGCTACCGCGCCATCTGCCACCGCGCTTTCTTCAGCTGCGCCATCTGCTACCGCGCCATCTGCAACTGCGCTTTCTTCAGCCGCGTCATCTGCAACTGCGCTTTCTTCAGCCGCGTCATCTGCAACTGCGCTTTCTTCAGCTGCGTCATCTGCTACCGCGCTTTCTTCAGCTGCGCCATCTGCAACTGCGCCATCTGTAACAGCGCTTTCTTCAGCTGCGTCATCTGCAATCGCGCTTTCTTCAGCTGCGCCATCTGCTACCGCGCTTTCTTCAGCCGCGTCATCTGCCGCCGCGCTTTCTTCAGCTGCGCAATCTACTACCGCGTCATCTGTAACAGCGCTTTCTTCAGCCGCGTCATCTGCCGCCGCGTCATCTGCAACTGCGCTTTCTTCAGCTGCGCCATCTGCCGCCGCGCTTTCTTCAGCCGCGTCATCTGCTACCGCGCCATCTGCTACCGCGCTTTCTGCTACCGCGCTCGTTTGCGCCACACGCGCTCGTTTCAGCGCACAAGCTTTAGAACAGCCTAACCAAATCAAATAGACAATATACACACCGATCACGGACAAGGCAAACGTAACCAACGTTGTAACTAGCCCCATCAATCCGGAAGTATATTTAATCACCTTGTCCATAGTTTCAACCGTTTCATTATGAGCTAGCCAGTAATCACGATAAGATTGCATGAAAAACCAGCAAGGAATAACCGCCCCGAACACAGATCCGATATTAACCATCCCGGCGGCGATTGCAACCTGCCAAACCGGAACCTGTTTGCCGCGCGAAGCCAACCAATCTGCCAGCACGCTCATCACCACAACCGAAATAAACCACGGCAGATACATCCCACCCATCAATGAATAGACACACATTGTGATTAAAGATACCACGGTGAATTGCCCAAGCCTGCCCACACGTCGACTCAAAAAGAAGAAAACCGATCCAGTAAAAACCCCCGTAATTCCTGGGCTTACCGCTTCACCGAACGGCCCGAACAACGGCGCAACGATCATACCAATCACGCTCAGAACAAAGTAAATTACCGTTCCCAAAAGAATTAAACCAGAATCCTTAGCCAACCGCTTAATAGATGTAAACACTCCATTTGCCTCCATTTGCCCAACTCGTGCGCAACTGCAGCGCGACACAACAGCTGACGAGACCAACCTAATTACGTTTCAGCTCAAAAGAAACATTACCAGCCTCATCAAGCTTTATATTCATATGTTTAATATATTTTTCATAAAATTGCGTTTTTTCCGCCGAAGACATTTCGATCCTGGTTTCATTCAAAGCTTCATTAAAAATATTGCTCATATTTATTTTAGGAATAGCTTCAAGCAAACCGTAGATCGCTTTAAAAATTGAGACCGTCTTTATTTCTTCCACATTTCCGGAATAAAAATCGTCCAAATAACAATAAAAAATCCCGGCCTCCACCAAAGCGTTTTTCATGTCCGGACCGCATTTGTCCATTTCAATGACCACAATAAACCGCACATCCGGCAATGAGGAAATCAAGCCCCAATAATCGGAATCACTGGAAACTATGACAAATGAATCCACATTATTTTGATAATGTTCTTTGCAAACTCCGGCAGCCAGCCTTATGTCAACCAATGATTTATTCTGTTTGATACGTTCAATCATGATATGTTCAATCGGCACATGGACAAAACTTTCCAAAATCCGCCAACCAGTCGCCGCATGCTCATCATCGAAAAGGATTATCTTCGTTATTTTATTCAAAGCTTCATGATCGAGGCTACGCAGCATCGCACAAAGCTTGTACGGATCAGAATTTTCGCAATCTACCACCACAACAGTTTTTTCACTATCGCCAACAAATTCATATATGTTTTTCTTGACATAGCTGCCAGCGTCGGCAACTTTACTAAAATCGTTAAAAGTCTCGCCATGCCATTGATAGAGCAAGCTCGCAAATTTCTTATCATTATAAAAAACATTGCCGGCTTCCATCGGTTGCCAATTCATATAAATTTGATACGGATAAAGGTTGCGGTTAGCATAATACAGGGTCGCCGCGTCACGCACACCTTGCAAAGTCAGGCCGTCAGGCATAATAAAAAGGTCTTTAATGTAGCTCCAATTGACCCAACTGGGGATGAGTTCCTGACAATTGTTGATACGATCCAAAATTAGACGATTGATCTCGATAATATGTTCAAACAGACGTGTGCTGGATTTTTTGATAAAATTAGCACCGTCCTGCGTAAGTTGTCGCAACACTTCCGGCGGTATGATATCCGGCACAGAATGCAGGCCACCATAACCCTTTTGCATAACTAAATTTATTTTTTTGAAATTTTGTTCGATAAGAGTACGGACAAGGCACAGATTGCGAATAATTCTCGCCGCGCGAATCTTTTCCAATTGGTGGTAAATTTCAATGTCCAGGGCCACATGTTCGCCGTCAAAATGGCGCATCGGAACCCCGAGAAGATAGGCAACTTTAGAGACCAGCTCATATTTCCCATCATAGCGGAAAAGTGGAGTCTCGGTTTTTTCATTAGTTTCTGCTGTATCGTTCGCGTAAGTTGCTTCTTCCATCTTCCTCTCCTTACATCAACACCTCTCTTTCATTGTATCATTTCTTCACTTCTTTTTCCATTTACTTCAACTCCAAAATTCAGTTATCATTTCTCCCAATCTTTGTCTTTTAAATTAGTATAAATATATACACCAGCCGATACAGCACATATTAAAAACATAATAACAGACAATGCAGCCGCGCGATTATAAGCCAAATATTTATTAAACTGATCAAACAAAGCAATTCCAAGCATTTTCGGGTGATTCCCGCCCATGAGATATGGAGTTGTAAATGACCCGACATTTGACATAAAAACAAAGGTAGCGGCAATGACTACATCTTTCACCGACAATGGCAAAATCATCGATGTAAATGTTTTCCATTTTCCGGCTCCAACATCTCGTGCTCCTTCGATAATCGAGTCAGGTATAGCTCCTAAACCAGCGGTAATCATCAAGGCTGCAAAAGGAATATTGAACCACAAGTTCATAATAATCATACCGCCCGAATGGTACATTAAACCAAGCTTTATATTGTAGCCGAATAAAAGTCCGAATCGATTGAGTAAGCCGGAGTCCCTAATGATGGTAATCATTGCATATACAGCACACATAGCTGGAACAAACCGTGGAAGCAAGTACAGTGAGCCTATCGATTTAGCTATCTTTGAATGACAAAATCGCAAATATAGTGCAAGTAAATACGCTACAACGATAGCAATAATTACAGTCATCAAAACTACGTACAATGTAAATGCGATATTTTGAACCTGGGTCGGTTCTGTGAAAAAATAGCGGTAATTCTCTAGGGTAAATTTCCCGGTTTTTTCGGCCTGAAAGCTTTGCTTTATCGCCGCTAATATAGGATAAGTTACGGTCAGCATAACCGTGAGGAAAGCAGGCAAAACCAATATATAAGCGATCAATCGATGACGGAACTGTTTAGTCATATTTTTCCTTCCTATTTTAATTCAACTGATACTAAGTTCAATTGAGAGCGCCGCCCCTAGCTGAGGCGACGCCTTGATCATACGGTCAACCGATTGTAGCAATCTCACGATCCCAACGTTCGTTAAATGCAGTTGAAAGTTTGCCGATAGACATAATGCGAAATGCGCTCACATCAAGATTAGCAAGGTCTTCATAACCCTTAAGATCTATTTCTTTGCTGTCGATCAAAGGAATAGCCGCCATTTCCTTAACCATAATGGTTTGCGCCTGCTTGGACAAAATGTAGTTCATAAATGCATATGCACCGGGATTATTTGATCCGAATTTAGGGATAACCAAAGATTGCAGCGAACCGGTAAAAGACGGACTTATTTGAGCAATTTTTATGGAATCTTTGATTGCTCCTTTGGCGCGTTGAGATAAAACCATATCCGCCCAGTTCGGGCACATGTCTATTTCTCCTTGATTCAACAAGTCTAAAGTGCCTTGGTTCTTATTGGGGTAAACAACTGAACCGCCTGATTTATACATATATTGGTGTATATCTTTAAGGTAAGCAAACCCTTTGTCCCATTCTTTCACCCATTTTTCATCATCCGATACGATCGCCTCCGTAGGTAAAGTGTTATAAACTGAAGTCCTCGCAAACGAATCGCCGGCTCCACCGGTACCCGGAGTGTTATAAGCAAAACGGCCGGGATTTTTCTTCATCCAGGCAACAAGATCATCTACTGTCTTAGGCGGTTCAGGAACTTTAGCTGAATCGTACGCCAAAACAACGGTTGTACCGCGATAAGGCAAGCTGCAATCTTGGCCGACTGAATTTTTTGCCGTTATCTTGGCAGCATTGGGGAGTTGGCTTTGGTCTAGTTTGACGAAGGCATCTTCTCCTATACGCGAAACCAATTTTGACCAATCATCACCGCTCAGATCAACTAAGTCATAAGAGGTATCTTTTTCACCGGCTTGATGTGCGGCAATAATCATATCGGTGAGCGTTTGAGTGCCGGTGCCGCTAAGCATAAATTGCAGTTCCACCTCAAATTTACCGGCATACTCTGAATTGGTATTGAAATCTTTGGTTAAAGTTTCAAAAATCGTCCGTACATT
This is a stretch of genomic DNA from Mageeibacillus indolicus UPII9-5. It encodes these proteins:
- a CDS encoding class II fumarate hydratase, whose product is MPSKDSYRLAHDSLGEMKIPLDRFWGAQTQRSLENFPIGTEKIPFSVIKALALVKIAAAKINRRLNLLSDQQADLIEKVGQEIVQGKLNTHFPLSVWQTGSGTQSNMNVNEVIAYRGNTLAGQEILHPNDHVNCSQSSNDTFPTAMHLAALEAISEKLLPAIDTTVAALAKLEADYPDLIKIGRTHLQDAVPIKFAQEVSGWRSMLEHNKQEILATLPALREIALGGTAVGTGLNAPAGFAEQVAEVLSELTGEAIVSAPNKMYALAAKDDFVFVHGAIKALAVNWLKIVNDIRWMGSGPRAGLGELQLPANEPGSSIMPGKVNPTQCESAAMVAVQVIGNDTVIGLAASQGNFELNVFLPVCIHNFLQSVNLLSDSLASFTLRCLKGLKPVAARMRANVASSLMLVTALSPHIGYEQAAKVAQYAHANNLTLVEAVVALKLMTADEFNEKVNPAAMV
- a CDS encoding D-alanyl-D-alanine carboxypeptidase family protein, encoding MSIPFFHSTRRLGRSLIALALSFSIGCGIGFNISAEEKSAKAEATELAEKSEHSQSQSTDAASGHKTSENKVSNSNPAASQPTVSQPNGSQSTVTPAKEGKVAPPKEDPTIKRTSDGRLLNWPTERGFTFNTNANEIKIKQNDLRSNKFATYIFNNNGQIQSVFTKKEHEKFAPATMTKLFSVLLAYDKLNQRLNEETDIIPSDVDGLAEVGARIIGFKVGESLPIADLFLGAVMESGADAIRALARLSYGDENDFVKAMNEKAKALGMNDSHFSNCTGLSADGDSTSVHDMAIVMALCATRPQLVQMLCTAGYTTQKTDFHPYGIALNSILFNDIEQAKAQSEGRKVYIQGGRPGWSPDGLFNLMTFAHVGKKLLVVVSAGADQAQARFADHDNIYNQLIGAQHDVTVLTPHQPVGEIKLINGRSDKVELANGPDSFTASLPVMLFAEDVDIKLQVPERIDAPVKKGQEIGQIQVNLNGRLLHTTPAIAAESYRARLVIGLASGITAFYQKVPYLFVLILLVLIALTIFYIIRLNKKQALLEQRLREEAEARLAELERKRRLEEDERRWQELNKGRAYYSTAQDPYRIEKHYETPLMEPDEPVDNSVLLGEAGKVQLLDPATLLNDSDKNVKKINPSVGTAPTRLAGSAASQAASRLAGHAAGQAASLLANQAANLTSRPAPTRLGVDTIGQAPAPTRLGGQTADRTASNTNVKSSTPSSPNPAPTTIHPVRIQPPEKSNPEQPQQK
- a CDS encoding glycerophosphodiester phosphodiesterase; this translates as MHEPQANLITAHAGAGDTPPNSREFLRYATQSYADIIEIDVSRREDGHLIAAHSSTTERAEELTSFCQFLASLPSRQYLNFDLKAPGLEKKTVEILWSTGLAQRSMYSGTVDYKLWQPLPLSVALRLPEVMLNAENCGLVALIAEREKSPQQRLIFWQKNMAKLQEIKLRTGIDKLNLAFPTVDNFVRNYLAEHGLGLSVWTVDESQAISEFWQMGVFNLTTNKVTEAARLRREIHGF
- a CDS encoding MptD family putative ECF transporter S component yields the protein MFTSIKRLAKDSGLILLGTVIYFVLSVIGMIVAPLFGPFGEAVSPGITGVFTGSVFFFLSRRVGRLGQFTVVSLITMCVYSLMGGMYLPWFISVVVMSVLADWLASRGKQVPVWQVAIAAGMVNIGSVFGAVIPCWFFMQSYRDYWLAHNETVETMDKVIKYTSGLMGLVTTLVTFALSVIGVYIVYLIWLGCSKACALKRARVAQTSAVAESAVADGAVADDAAEESAAADGAAEESAVADDAAADDAAEESAVTDDAVVDCAAEESAAADDAAEESAVADGAAEESAIADDAAEESAVTDGAVADGAAEESAVADDAAEESAVADDAAEESAVADDAAEESAVADGAVADGAAEESAVADGAVADDAAEESAAADGAAEESAAADGAVADDTAKRIAAPQIVRIPPDNAMPKIVRIKTTDTERPNPPEMPLETPDRLIIHPKHLDQ
- a CDS encoding NYN domain-containing protein; translation: MEEATYANDTAETNEKTETPLFRYDGKYELVSKVAYLLGVPMRHFDGEHVALDIEIYHQLEKIRAARIIRNLCLVRTLIEQNFKKINLVMQKGYGGLHSVPDIIPPEVLRQLTQDGANFIKKSSTRLFEHIIEINRLILDRINNCQELIPSWVNWSYIKDLFIMPDGLTLQGVRDAATLYYANRNLYPYQIYMNWQPMEAGNVFYNDKKFASLLYQWHGETFNDFSKVADAGSYVKKNIYEFVGDSEKTVVVVDCENSDPYKLCAMLRSLDHEALNKITKIILFDDEHAATGWRILESFVHVPIEHIMIERIKQNKSLVDIRLAAGVCKEHYQNNVDSFVIVSSDSDYWGLISSLPDVRFIVVIEMDKCGPDMKNALVEAGIFYCYLDDFYSGNVEEIKTVSIFKAIYGLLEAIPKINMSNIFNEALNETRIEMSSAEKTQFYEKYIKHMNIKLDEAGNVSFELKRN
- a CDS encoding ABC transporter permease, which produces MTKQFRHRLIAYILVLPAFLTVMLTVTYPILAAIKQSFQAEKTGKFTLENYRYFFTEPTQVQNIAFTLYVVLMTVIIAIVVAYLLALYLRFCHSKIAKSIGSLYLLPRFVPAMCAVYAMITIIRDSGLLNRFGLLFGYNIKLGLMYHSGGMIIMNLWFNIPFAALMITAGLGAIPDSIIEGARDVGAGKWKTFTSMILPLSVKDVVIAATFVFMSNVGSFTTPYLMGGNHPKMLGIALFDQFNKYLAYNRAAALSVIMFLICAVSAGVYIYTNLKDKDWEK
- a CDS encoding extracellular solute-binding protein; this encodes MNWKHWIAISLTALLTMSTVAGCGGGKTSEKDASNAGVAGAVSKKKITLWATGSDNVRTIFETLTKDFNTNSEYAGKFEVELQFMLSGTGTQTLTDMIIAAHQAGEKDTSYDLVDLSGDDWSKLVSRIGEDAFVKLDQSQLPNAAKITAKNSVGQDCSLPYRGTTVVLAYDSAKVPEPPKTVDDLVAWMKKNPGRFAYNTPGTGGAGDSFARTSVYNTLPTEAIVSDDEKWVKEWDKGFAYLKDIHQYMYKSGGSVVYPNKNQGTLDLLNQGEIDMCPNWADMVLSQRAKGAIKDSIKIAQISPSFTGSLQSLVIPKFGSNNPGAYAFMNYILSKQAQTIMVKEMAAIPLIDSKEIDLKGYEDLANLDVSAFRIMSIGKLSTAFNERWDREIATIG